DNA from Terriglobia bacterium:
ACCCTGGCTGATGCTGACCCACGGCGTGTTCGGCGCGCTCGCGCTCACGCTCGGCATCTTCCAGTTCTCCAGCCGGCTGCGCAGCCGATATCTGGCGGTGCATCGCCTGATGGGGCGCATCTACATCGGCGCGACCTTCATCGCCGCTCCTGTCGCGGTTGTCATCTCCATGCGTCTTGGCCCGCCGACGCTGCTCATGGCCACCGTCGTCCAGGCCGGCGGGTGGATTCTGTGCACCGCGGTGGCGCTCTACTGCGTGCGCAGCGGCAACATCCAGCAGCACCGCCAGTGGATGATGCGCGGCTATCCCTTCGCCATGGTGTTTGTTTTCGTGCGCGCCGTGCTGGCCATTCCAGCCGTCGCGCGCCTGGGCGAAGTCGGCGTCGTTTCGACGGTGTGGACGGTCATCGCGCTGGCCGGATTCGTGCCGTCGGTGGTCATCGCCTGGCAGGGAACGTTCCAAAAGAAGGCGGTGATGGTGAAATGAGCAGTAGCGTCGTAAGATTACCAATCAGTAAACCATGGACGGCACCCACCCCCATCCCCCTGCTTGCGCGTATATTCAATAAGTTACAAACGGTATACCGTCAAATCCGCACGGTAACCGTCGGTTACCGTCAGGTAGCGAAATGACGAGTCGGCGCGAGGCATTTTGTTGTCAAAGAACTAACTAGTGGCGGCTATCGACACCACCACTCCTACGCACTGGTGCGCAAAGCCAGGATAGCTGGTTGAAGGGGGCGAAAGTCTGTGATGTTCAGGAAAAATTTGCGGTTTGGTGCGGTGCCGGTTCCAAATTGG
Protein-coding regions in this window:
- a CDS encoding DUF2306 domain-containing protein: MAAPSLTTATVPSAPRTRPLQAKHVLFVVFGLLTLLVLYTRDLALLDPASPLRQRFAPIPWLMLTHGVFGALALTLGIFQFSSRLRSRYLAVHRLMGRIYIGATFIAAPVAVVISMRLGPPTLLMATVVQAGGWILCTAVALYCVRSGNIQQHRQWMMRGYPFAMVFVFVRAVLAIPAVARLGEVGVVSTVWTVIALAGFVPSVVIAWQGTFQKKAVMVK